A genome region from Euphorbia lathyris chromosome 4, ddEupLath1.1, whole genome shotgun sequence includes the following:
- the LOC136226029 gene encoding uncharacterized protein At4g26485-like: MEKTIEEYEKPGSQSESDEDKDDDDEVPEKTISHYSSKHRILFVGDGDFSFSLCLARAFGSACNMVATTIDSQEKIEKKYSNGVANVRELEERGCLVLFGVDAKQMSQHFFLRTQRFDRIVYNFPHVGFLYREDSYCQIQLRFLLLYHFFCFSSV, from the exons ATGGAGAAGACAATTGAAGAATATGAAAAACCAGGGTCACAATCAGAATCAGATGAAGATAAAGATGACGACGATGAAGTACCGGAAAAGACGATAAGCCACTATTCCTCAAAGCACAGGATATTATTCGTCGGAGATGGAGATTTCTCCTTCTCTCTTTGCTTAGCCAGAGCTTTTGGTTCTGCGTGCAACATGGTCGCCACTACTATCGACAGCCAAG AGAAGATAGAGAAGAAGTACAGTAATGGAGTAGCAAATGTGAGGGAATTGGAAGAAAGAGGATGCTTGGTTCTCTTTGGAGTGGATGCGAAGCAGATGAGCCAACATTTCTTCTTGAGAACACAAAGATTTGATCGAATTGTCTACAATTTCCCTCATGTTGGTTTCCTCTACCGGGAAGATAGCTATTGCCAAATCCAGTTacgttttcttcttctatacCATTTCTTTTGCTTTTCTTCTGTTTAA